From the genome of Scytonema hofmannii PCC 7110, one region includes:
- a CDS encoding glycosyltransferase family 2 protein yields MKTVSIIIPVFKAEKYIAATVQSALDQTYKNIEILIIDDGSPDRSIEICQQFTDPRIKIIRQQNRGLPGARNTGIRHATGDYLTLLDADDLWLPEKLEKHVQHLENSPRVGVSFSRSAFIDDNGKPLGIYQMPQIEGITPAIVLCRNPISNGSAAVIRREVFEAIKFQDNLYGTVEDFYFDERSRHTNADSTDVECWFRMSVKSNLQIEGIPEALTLYRVNSGGLSANLLKQLDSWELMLNRARLYAPEIVNQWETLARAYQLRYLARRAVTLHDSAMAVKLVNRALATNWHIFVKEPRRTLLTLGAAYFLLLLPQSVYNQIQALALKTTGATQRRRILQDQSS; encoded by the coding sequence ATGAAAACAGTCTCTATTATCATCCCAGTATTCAAAGCTGAAAAATATATTGCTGCTACAGTACAATCGGCTCTTGACCAAACTTACAAAAATATTGAAATTCTGATTATTGACGATGGTTCCCCTGACCGAAGTATAGAAATTTGCCAGCAATTTACAGACCCTAGAATTAAAATTATTCGTCAACAGAACCGGGGATTACCAGGGGCAAGAAACACTGGTATTCGCCATGCAACAGGAGATTATTTGACTCTTTTAGATGCTGACGATCTTTGGTTGCCAGAAAAACTAGAAAAACACGTTCAACACTTAGAAAATTCACCTAGGGTAGGAGTAAGTTTTAGCCGATCTGCTTTTATCGATGATAATGGAAAACCCTTAGGTATTTATCAAATGCCTCAAATTGAGGGAATTACTCCAGCGATTGTCCTTTGCCGAAATCCAATTAGCAATGGTTCGGCAGCAGTGATTCGCAGAGAAGTTTTTGAAGCGATTAAATTTCAAGACAATCTTTACGGTACTGTTGAGGATTTTTACTTCGATGAGCGATCGCGCCATACCAATGCTGACTCAACAGATGTTGAATGTTGGTTTCGTATGTCGGTTAAGAGCAACTTGCAAATAGAGGGTATTCCCGAAGCCCTGACATTATATCGAGTCAATTCGGGAGGACTTTCAGCAAACTTGCTCAAGCAATTAGATTCTTGGGAATTGATGCTAAATAGGGCACGTTTGTACGCTCCAGAAATAGTTAATCAATGGGAAACACTGGCTAGGGCTTACCAATTAAGGTACTTAGCCCGCAGAGCAGTTACGCTGCACGATAGTGCCATGGCTGTAAAATTAGTAAATCGAGCTTTAGCAACCAACTGGCATATTTTTGTTAAAGAACCGCGCCGAACGCTTTTGACCTTGGGCGCTGCCTATTTCTTGTTGCTGTTGCCTCAGTCTGTTTACAACCAAATTCAGGCTCTGGCTTTAAAAACAACTGGAGCAACCCAGAGACGTCGCATTTTGCAAGACCAATCTAGTTAG
- a CDS encoding response regulator, with protein sequence MIVESGAQKIVRILLVDDHALIRRGMKGQFSLESGFSIVGEAGDGAQAIELATQLQPDVVLMDIDLPVIDGITATQQIKSDRPATCILALSAFDSDTQVMGMLAAGADGYCLKSIEWEQLLAVIQLIVQGGAYLDPQIAQKVARMLKPPTVSCAPAYEQLQQPILSNREREILKLIAQGYSNPEIAEQLYLSLGTVKSYVRMLLNKLSVDDRVQAAALAVRNGLI encoded by the coding sequence ATGATTGTTGAAAGTGGCGCACAAAAAATCGTGCGAATTCTACTGGTGGATGACCATGCTTTGATACGCCGAGGCATGAAAGGTCAATTTTCCCTTGAATCTGGCTTTAGTATCGTTGGAGAGGCAGGTGATGGTGCACAGGCTATTGAATTAGCTACTCAACTTCAGCCAGATGTGGTGTTGATGGACATTGATTTGCCAGTCATAGATGGAATCACAGCCACGCAGCAGATAAAAAGCGATCGCCCAGCCACTTGTATCCTTGCCTTGAGTGCATTTGACAGCGACACCCAAGTGATGGGGATGTTAGCAGCTGGTGCAGATGGTTACTGCCTGAAGAGCATTGAATGGGAACAACTTCTCGCTGTCATTCAATTGATTGTTCAAGGTGGTGCTTATTTAGATCCTCAAATAGCTCAAAAGGTTGCCCGGATGCTAAAACCGCCCACTGTATCCTGCGCTCCTGCATATGAACAGCTTCAACAACCCATTCTTAGTAATCGCGAGCGCGAGATTCTTAAATTAATTGCCCAAGGATACTCAAACCCAGAGATTGCTGAGCAACTCTACCTATCCCTAGGAACTGTCAAATCTTATGTGCGTATGCTTCTTAACAAACTTAGCGTTGACGATCGCGTCCAAGCAGCAGCTCTAGCGGTGCGTAATGGTTTAATTTAA
- a CDS encoding HAMP domain-containing sensor histidine kinase codes for MRLRVPYTLKNNLFAPLYISFFVLVLLVVGEQGVDFWIESLTQKAVGVITHSLVVEREGERLLNAVIQEERASLKTSTKEALAFHRSFNRLYNLVQDNPAQLKQLDQIKYFYDRWKSQLAHKAFPVSTNTKGYSSIENPLFNTLYAQILSLLESEQILLSKRKYQAQQIHEINFSVKLFSLMAILAGVFWNLNLLHRRVKVPLNQLIKVGEIWRAGQMEARLGYSSSDEIGHLAGVLNQMAGEACYRQQRIEVRNEQLEDLISALSHDLRTPLLATRATLESMLKGAFGSVNDTWKEIFEEYHQTNEDLLKLIETLLDVSRYETTRGANLSHDPLNWKRIFVKVITQIKATSKSEFALIDKIGQSLPTVYGDEVEIRRVVQNLLENAIRASEPNNEIVLEVEPLGEAQVKVSVRDRGLGIAQQEKERLFHRFTQGRGRCGQAGLGLYLCRQIIQAHGGSIGVESTLGKGSTFWFTLCVPTSKTEFENNWK; via the coding sequence ATGCGTTTACGTGTGCCATATACTCTAAAAAATAATTTATTTGCGCCCCTGTACATTAGCTTTTTCGTACTGGTGTTATTGGTAGTGGGTGAACAAGGCGTGGACTTTTGGATAGAAAGCCTTACTCAGAAAGCAGTCGGTGTGATAACCCATAGTCTAGTAGTAGAGCGTGAAGGAGAACGTCTTCTCAATGCCGTGATACAAGAGGAAAGAGCTTCTCTAAAGACTAGCACTAAGGAGGCACTAGCCTTCCACAGAAGTTTCAACCGCCTATACAATCTGGTACAGGATAACCCCGCTCAACTTAAGCAACTCGATCAGATCAAATATTTCTATGACCGATGGAAAAGTCAGCTGGCTCACAAAGCTTTTCCTGTCTCTACGAACACGAAGGGCTATTCTTCTATAGAAAATCCCTTATTCAATACGTTGTACGCTCAAATTTTGAGTCTCCTTGAGAGCGAGCAGATACTTTTAAGTAAACGCAAGTATCAGGCGCAACAGATCCACGAGATCAACTTTTCTGTAAAGCTCTTCAGCCTCATGGCGATCCTGGCAGGAGTATTCTGGAATCTCAATCTTTTACATCGACGCGTTAAGGTTCCCCTGAATCAATTGATTAAGGTAGGCGAAATTTGGCGTGCGGGTCAAATGGAAGCCCGACTTGGCTATTCGTCCTCCGATGAAATTGGTCATTTAGCTGGAGTTCTCAACCAAATGGCAGGGGAGGCTTGTTACCGTCAGCAACGCATTGAGGTACGTAACGAACAGCTTGAGGACTTGATCTCTGCCCTGTCCCATGATTTACGTACTCCCTTACTTGCTACCCGCGCCACCTTAGAGAGTATGCTCAAAGGAGCTTTTGGTTCTGTAAACGACACTTGGAAAGAAATTTTTGAAGAGTACCACCAAACTAACGAAGATCTCCTCAAGCTGATAGAAACTCTCTTAGACGTCTCTCGCTATGAAACTACTCGTGGCGCTAACTTAAGCCACGATCCCCTGAATTGGAAAAGGATTTTTGTTAAAGTCATTACCCAAATAAAAGCGACTTCAAAGAGTGAGTTCGCCCTCATCGATAAAATTGGTCAATCACTGCCAACTGTCTATGGTGATGAGGTAGAGATCCGACGGGTTGTGCAAAACTTGCTTGAGAACGCTATACGAGCAAGCGAACCGAACAACGAAATTGTTCTTGAAGTAGAACCCCTTGGAGAAGCGCAAGTGAAAGTTTCTGTGCGCGATCGCGGTCTAGGGATTGCACAGCAGGAGAAGGAACGGCTCTTCCACCGCTTTACTCAGGGACGAGGGCGATGTGGGCAAGCAGGTCTTGGTCTTTACTTGTGTCGTCAAATCATTCAGGCTCACGGAGGTAGCATAGGCGTCGAAAGCACCCTTGGAAAAGGTAGTACCTTCTGGTTTACCCTCTGTGTTCCCACAAGTAAGACTGAGTTCGAGAACAATTGGAAGTAG
- a CDS encoding glycosyltransferase family 2 protein → MPTISVIIPAYNAEHTILETIKSVQQQTFSDFEIIIINDGSTDRTLEILNAIADSRIKIFSYENGGLPVARNRGIARATGEFLAFLDADDLWTPDKLELQLAALQQHPEAGVAYSWTHFMDEQGKSFHADEPIYFEGNVYANLLLKNFLASGSNPLIRKQAIESVGEFYPPAGGSADWDYWVRLAERWHFVVIPKPQIFYRQSSSSMSSKMEFMEKCKLIVLERAFQAAPPEFQSLKNQSLANTYQYSAHLCLTRVPGIDGVKQAGQKLMMAIQAHPQTLLDKKTQKLLLKFLLKRIVSPKIANNFLQEISKINATAIRGSHDEKASIS, encoded by the coding sequence ATGCCAACTATATCTGTTATCATCCCTGCTTATAACGCCGAACATACTATCTTAGAGACGATTAAGTCAGTTCAGCAACAAACTTTTTCAGATTTTGAAATAATTATTATTAATGATGGTTCAACTGACAGGACTTTAGAAATACTGAATGCGATCGCAGATTCTCGTATCAAGATTTTTTCCTATGAAAACGGTGGTTTACCAGTAGCTCGCAATCGTGGAATTGCTCGCGCCACTGGAGAATTTCTTGCATTTCTTGATGCTGACGATTTATGGACACCTGATAAGTTAGAACTGCAACTTGCAGCTTTACAACAACATCCAGAAGCAGGGGTTGCTTATAGCTGGACTCACTTTATGGATGAACAAGGAAAATCTTTCCATGCAGATGAGCCTATATATTTTGAAGGAAATGTTTATGCTAACCTATTACTCAAAAATTTCCTTGCTAGTGGTTCAAATCCTTTAATCCGCAAGCAAGCCATTGAGTCGGTAGGAGAATTTTATCCTCCAGCAGGGGGTTCTGCAGATTGGGATTATTGGGTGCGGTTAGCGGAACGTTGGCATTTTGTTGTTATTCCCAAGCCACAAATTTTTTATCGTCAATCATCAAGCTCAATGTCCTCTAAGATGGAGTTTATGGAAAAATGCAAGCTAATTGTTCTAGAACGCGCATTTCAAGCAGCTCCACCGGAATTCCAATCGCTTAAAAATCAGAGCTTAGCTAATACCTATCAATATTCAGCCCACTTATGCTTAACACGTGTTCCTGGAATCGATGGAGTGAAGCAGGCTGGTCAGAAGTTGATGATGGCAATTCAAGCCCATCCACAGACTTTACTTGATAAAAAAACTCAAAAATTACTGTTGAAGTTTTTATTGAAACGAATAGTTTCGCCAAAAATTGCTAACAACTTTCTCCAAGAAATCAGCAAAATTAACGCTACTGCTATCCGAGGCTCTCATGATGAAAAAGCTTCTATATCTTAG
- a CDS encoding STAS domain-containing protein, whose product MTLTQECQLIVLQLQGPLNLQQGQVLREQIISLVLQPHHLLAIDLAQVDFMDSSGLAALVTSFSTARLSGCRLVICNLQAPIRMIFELTQLDSQFEIFENYNTVKTTVNTL is encoded by the coding sequence ATGACTCTCACACAAGAATGCCAACTCATTGTACTTCAGCTTCAAGGACCTTTGAACTTGCAGCAAGGTCAAGTCTTAAGAGAACAGATAATTAGTTTAGTGCTTCAGCCTCATCACCTTTTAGCGATCGATCTAGCACAAGTAGATTTTATGGATAGTTCGGGGTTAGCTGCACTAGTAACGAGTTTTTCCACAGCACGTTTGAGCGGCTGTCGTCTTGTCATTTGTAATTTGCAAGCACCTATCCGCATGATTTTTGAGTTGACTCAGCTTGATTCACAGTTTGAAATTTTTGAGAATTACAACACTGTCAAGACTACAGTTAACACTCTTTAG
- a CDS encoding GAF domain-containing sensor histidine kinase: MGLTLPQNELQRLAALRRYQILDTACEAAFDDLTRLAAQICGTPIALISLVDEYRQWFKAKVGLDVESTPRDIAFCSHAILQPNDILIVPDAQLDTRFATNPLVTSAPCIRFYAGAPLVTPEGYTLGTLCVIDFVPRQISSEQVEALRTLSRQVIAQLELRSNLDTLERITTSERRQIEDLISALSHDLRTPLLATRSTLLSMLGGAFGSLSDTWRDVLEDYSQANEDFLKLVEALLDISRYKANFGKNLNCELLNWDKIFVRAITRSNAMSQQKCTITYNILPSLPIVCGDELEIQRVVQNLLDNAVKVSDRNQQVTLEVSPLGVNEVKVSVHDNGQRMTPQEKERLFYRLTQGRGRLSRSGLDLYLCRQIVEAHGGTINVESTLDEGSTFWFTLPVAPVSGFLRCKS; the protein is encoded by the coding sequence ATGGGACTTACACTACCCCAAAACGAATTACAGAGGCTAGCCGCCCTTCGCCGATACCAGATCTTAGACACTGCCTGTGAAGCGGCCTTCGATGACCTCACCCGTTTAGCAGCGCAAATTTGTGGCACTCCCATAGCTTTAATCTCCTTGGTTGATGAGTACCGTCAGTGGTTCAAAGCCAAAGTGGGATTAGATGTTGAGTCAACCCCACGGGATATAGCATTCTGTTCCCACGCCATTTTGCAGCCAAATGACATTTTGATTGTTCCGGACGCACAACTTGACACTCGGTTCGCCACTAACCCACTAGTCACTTCCGCTCCTTGTATTCGGTTTTATGCCGGTGCCCCACTGGTTACACCCGAAGGATATACACTGGGAACACTCTGTGTCATTGACTTTGTTCCACGACAGATTAGTTCCGAACAAGTAGAAGCATTACGTACCTTGAGTCGTCAAGTCATTGCCCAATTGGAATTAAGATCTAATTTAGACACATTGGAACGTATCACCACGTCTGAACGGCGGCAAATTGAAGATCTCATCTCTGCCCTTTCCCACGATCTGCGTACTCCTTTACTAGCCACTCGCAGCACTTTACTCTCCATGCTAGGTGGAGCGTTTGGTTCCCTAAGTGACACTTGGCGAGACGTGCTTGAAGATTACTCTCAAGCCAATGAAGATTTCCTGAAGCTTGTAGAAGCCCTCTTAGATATCTCTCGTTATAAAGCCAACTTTGGTAAAAATCTCAACTGCGAGCTCCTGAACTGGGACAAAATCTTTGTCCGAGCCATTACGAGGAGCAATGCCATGTCCCAGCAGAAATGCACAATAACTTACAATATTCTTCCATCACTACCGATTGTCTGTGGTGATGAGCTTGAAATTCAACGAGTTGTGCAGAACCTACTTGATAATGCTGTAAAAGTAAGCGATAGGAATCAACAAGTGACCCTTGAAGTGTCACCACTTGGAGTTAACGAAGTCAAGGTATCAGTACACGACAATGGACAAAGAATGACTCCCCAAGAAAAGGAAAGACTTTTCTATCGCCTAACTCAGGGACGCGGCAGACTTAGCCGATCCGGTTTAGATCTCTACTTGTGCCGTCAGATTGTCGAGGCTCATGGAGGTACCATTAACGTCGAAAGTACTCTTGATGAGGGTAGCACCTTCTGGTTTACGTTGCCTGTTGCCCCGGTAAGCGGTTTTCTAAGATGCAAATCCTAA
- a CDS encoding WecB/TagA/CpsF family glycosyltransferase yields the protein MANRVNFLNTRFDSMSPNEAIELLLARLLKRTGGRVYYGNAHTMVTATKNTALAEALEHSDLLLADGSGVRWGSALLGTPIVHNLNGTDLVPALCKNGATKGLSVYLLGAKPSVAEEAATNLKKTYPGLVIAGTQDGYFSESETSQVLEAIRVARPHLLLVAMGVPLQEIWIDRYASQLPGITCMGVGGLFDFVAERVPRAPSSIRAIGMEWLWRLAMEPKRLWRRYFIGNFIFLSLVLTYAFNHRQGRQLTKTKFTAKSQ from the coding sequence ATGGCAAACCGAGTTAATTTCCTTAACACCCGTTTTGATTCCATGTCCCCGAACGAAGCAATTGAGTTATTACTGGCGCGATTATTAAAGCGAACGGGTGGTCGAGTGTATTATGGCAACGCTCACACTATGGTAACCGCTACAAAAAACACAGCACTGGCAGAGGCATTAGAACATAGTGATTTGTTGTTAGCGGACGGAAGTGGAGTTCGCTGGGGTAGTGCTTTATTGGGTACACCAATCGTCCATAACCTGAATGGCACCGATCTAGTTCCGGCTTTATGCAAAAATGGTGCAACAAAAGGCTTATCAGTCTATCTTCTGGGTGCCAAGCCCAGTGTTGCTGAAGAAGCAGCTACTAACTTAAAGAAAACCTATCCTGGCTTAGTCATTGCAGGAACTCAAGATGGCTATTTCTCTGAAAGCGAAACTTCACAAGTTTTAGAGGCTATCCGAGTAGCCCGCCCACATCTGTTGTTAGTGGCAATGGGCGTACCGCTACAGGAAATTTGGATCGATCGATACGCCAGTCAATTACCTGGTATCACTTGTATGGGTGTCGGAGGACTTTTCGATTTTGTGGCGGAACGTGTACCCCGTGCCCCTTCTTCCATTCGTGCTATTGGTATGGAGTGGTTGTGGCGTTTAGCAATGGAACCAAAGCGGTTATGGCGACGTTATTTTATAGGCAATTTTATCTTTTTAAGTTTGGTTTTGACCTACGCTTTTAACCACCGTCAAGGTAGACAACTAACAAAAACAAAATTTACAGCCAAATCACAATAG
- a CDS encoding glycosyltransferase family 2 protein — translation MKKVSVIIPVFGAEKYIAATLRSVLEQTYKNFEVLIIDDGSLDRSIEICQQFTDARIKIIRQENRGLAGARNTGIRHAQGEYLALIDADDLWLPEKLEKHIAHLEKSPAVGVSFSRSAFIDDVGQPLGTYHMPKLSGITPPYLLCHDPVGNGSAGVYRREVFEGIKFQDNLHGFVENFYFEERFRMSQDMELLLRIALQTPWQIEGIPEALTLYRVTDGTLSCNWFKKIEAWEKVIERVRSYAPELIARRANQSRAYQIRHLARRAVRLQAEGIIAVELINLALATHWRILFEEPRPTLMTLVAAYLLWLLPQSAYTNIEIIVAKITGFIQRRYILESPSRSATYVETRHGASLHT, via the coding sequence ATGAAAAAAGTTTCTGTAATTATTCCAGTATTTGGAGCAGAGAAATATATAGCTGCTACACTGCGATCGGTGTTGGAACAAACTTATAAAAATTTTGAAGTTCTCATTATTGATGATGGTTCCCTAGACCGCAGTATAGAAATTTGCCAACAGTTTACAGACGCCAGAATTAAAATTATTCGGCAGGAAAATCGTGGATTAGCTGGAGCTAGAAATACTGGTATTCGTCATGCACAAGGAGAATATCTGGCTTTGATAGATGCTGACGATTTGTGGTTACCAGAAAAGCTAGAAAAACATATTGCTCATCTGGAAAAATCACCAGCTGTGGGAGTAAGCTTTAGCCGCTCGGCTTTTATTGATGACGTTGGGCAACCTTTGGGAACTTATCATATGCCCAAACTTAGCGGAATTACCCCACCTTATTTACTTTGCCACGATCCAGTTGGAAATGGTTCTGCTGGGGTATATCGACGAGAGGTGTTTGAAGGCATTAAGTTCCAAGATAATCTTCATGGTTTTGTAGAAAACTTTTATTTTGAAGAACGCTTTCGTATGTCACAGGATATGGAGCTGTTGTTACGTATAGCGCTTCAGACTCCTTGGCAAATTGAGGGTATTCCTGAAGCTCTAACGCTTTACCGAGTCACTGATGGAACGCTTTCATGCAACTGGTTTAAGAAAATAGAAGCTTGGGAAAAGGTGATTGAGCGAGTACGCTCTTACGCCCCCGAACTGATTGCACGGCGAGCAAACCAATCTAGAGCTTATCAAATTCGGCATTTAGCTCGCAGAGCAGTACGTCTGCAAGCAGAGGGAATTATCGCTGTGGAATTAATCAATCTGGCGCTAGCTACTCACTGGCGCATCTTGTTTGAAGAACCACGTCCTACGCTTATGACTTTGGTAGCAGCTTATTTGCTTTGGCTCTTACCCCAATCTGCTTACACCAATATTGAGATTATTGTCGCAAAAATTACAGGATTTATCCAAAGACGATACATCCTTGAAAGTCCGTCCCGATCTGCAACCTATGTAGAGACGCGCCATGGCGCGTCTCTACATACCTGA
- a CDS encoding sugar transferase, translating to MFNLSTSHTIHTSVLETTDITQFAELRVHPSVASKAKRLIDILGAIVGLGITAILAIPIAISIQLDNPGPIFYNQIRCGLNGRSFRIWKFRSMVVGAEQLKHLVNNEAKGHYIFKNTNDPRITRVGTFLRRTSLDELPQFWNVLLGEMSLVGTRPPTPDEVMHYSIHHWKRLNVKPGITGEWQANGRSSIKDFEDIVRMDLNYQHHWSIAYDIGLILKTLKIVFNKSGAC from the coding sequence ATGTTTAATCTCTCTACTTCTCACACCATTCACACATCAGTTTTAGAAACTACTGACATAACCCAATTTGCTGAGCTTCGAGTTCATCCTTCTGTAGCAAGCAAAGCAAAACGCTTGATTGACATTTTGGGTGCAATTGTCGGTCTGGGAATTACGGCAATTTTAGCAATTCCGATTGCTATAAGTATCCAGTTAGATAATCCCGGTCCTATCTTTTACAATCAAATTCGCTGTGGTTTAAATGGTCGTTCCTTCAGAATCTGGAAATTCCGTTCCATGGTTGTAGGAGCCGAGCAATTGAAGCATCTTGTCAATAACGAAGCCAAAGGTCATTACATTTTCAAGAACACAAACGATCCTCGCATTACCCGCGTAGGAACATTTCTCCGTCGTACTAGCTTAGACGAACTCCCTCAGTTCTGGAACGTGCTTCTAGGGGAAATGAGCCTAGTCGGTACTCGTCCTCCCACCCCCGATGAAGTGATGCACTATTCAATCCATCATTGGAAACGGTTGAACGTCAAACCTGGTATTACTGGTGAATGGCAAGCTAATGGACGTTCCAGCATTAAAGATTTTGAAGATATTGTTCGTATGGATTTAAACTACCAACATCATTGGTCGATCGCCTACGATATTGGTTTGATCTTGAAAACTCTCAAGATTGTCTTTAATAAAAGCGGCGCTTGCTAA
- a CDS encoding UDP-glucose dehydrogenase family protein yields MRVCVIGTGYVGLVTGACLAHIGHHVICVDNNEEKVKLMKAGQAPIFEPGLSEVMQSSLQSGNIEFTTDISAGVTHGEILFIAVGTPPLPTGESDTRYVEAVARGIGAHLNGGYKVIVNKSTVPIGSGDWVRMIVLDGIAERQKVLVTAGGTGSNQAVLEKLPVFDVVSNPEFLREGSAVYDTFNPDRIVLGSNNPRAIAMMKELYAPIVERKFATDPSLPSVPIVVTDISSAEMIKYAANAFLATKISFINEVANICDRVGADVTQVAKGIGLDSRIGQKFLQAGIGWGGSCFPKDVSALIHTADDYGYEAQLLKSAVSVNQRQRLIAIEKLQQVLKILKGKTVGLLGLTFKPDTDDMRDAPALDLIENLNRLGTKVKAYDPIVSQSGLRDGLSGVLVETDPERLADGCDALVLVTDWQQFQNLDYRKMATLMNNPVMIDGRNFLDPQELQLAGFNYVGIGR; encoded by the coding sequence ATGCGCGTTTGTGTCATTGGTACTGGATACGTAGGCTTGGTAACAGGTGCTTGCTTAGCACATATCGGACATCATGTCATCTGTGTAGATAACAATGAAGAAAAAGTGAAGTTAATGAAGGCTGGGCAAGCGCCAATTTTCGAGCCGGGACTCTCGGAAGTTATGCAATCATCACTTCAGTCTGGGAATATTGAGTTCACTACTGATATAAGTGCAGGAGTGACTCACGGAGAAATTCTGTTCATTGCGGTAGGGACACCTCCTTTACCTACAGGTGAAAGCGATACTCGTTATGTAGAAGCTGTTGCTCGTGGAATTGGCGCACATTTGAACGGAGGCTATAAAGTCATTGTCAATAAATCTACGGTACCCATTGGTTCGGGTGACTGGGTGCGGATGATTGTACTTGATGGCATTGCAGAACGTCAAAAAGTACTGGTTACAGCAGGTGGTACCGGTAGCAATCAAGCGGTTTTAGAGAAGTTACCCGTGTTTGATGTAGTTAGCAATCCAGAGTTTTTGCGCGAAGGATCGGCGGTGTATGATACCTTTAATCCAGATCGAATTGTGTTGGGTAGCAATAACCCTAGAGCGATCGCCATGATGAAGGAACTGTATGCCCCCATTGTGGAACGAAAGTTCGCTACCGATCCATCTTTACCGTCAGTCCCTATAGTTGTGACTGACATTAGTTCTGCTGAGATGATTAAATACGCTGCTAATGCATTTTTGGCAACTAAGATTAGCTTTATCAATGAAGTTGCTAATATATGCGATCGCGTTGGTGCTGATGTCACTCAAGTTGCCAAAGGAATTGGTTTAGACTCCCGCATCGGTCAAAAATTTTTGCAAGCTGGTATCGGTTGGGGTGGTTCTTGTTTCCCCAAAGATGTCTCTGCTCTGATTCACACGGCTGACGACTATGGCTACGAAGCTCAGTTACTTAAAAGCGCTGTGAGTGTTAACCAGCGTCAGCGACTCATCGCCATTGAAAAGCTGCAGCAGGTACTGAAAATCCTTAAAGGCAAAACGGTAGGACTACTCGGTCTGACCTTTAAGCCCGATACAGATGATATGCGCGATGCTCCAGCACTAGATTTGATCGAGAATCTTAATAGACTCGGAACCAAAGTTAAAGCATACGATCCAATTGTTTCCCAAAGCGGTTTACGTGATGGTCTATCAGGTGTGCTAGTAGAAACCGATCCAGAGCGTTTAGCCGATGGTTGCGATGCGTTAGTACTTGTAACTGATTGGCAACAATTCCAGAATTTGGACTACCGTAAAATGGCAACTCTAATGAACAATCCCGTTATGATCGACGGTCGTAACTTCCTCGATCCACAGGAATTGCAGCTAGCTGGGTTCAATTATGTAGGAATTGGGCGATAA
- a CDS encoding GDP-mannose 4,6-dehydratase encodes MKVLVTGVAGFIGYHLAQRLFQEGMKVLGIDNLNNYYDVNLKTARLERLVPQPGFKFEFLDLSDRIGVTQLFQNHSFDYMYLAS; translated from the coding sequence ATGAAAGTACTTGTTACTGGGGTTGCTGGATTTATTGGCTATCACTTAGCACAGCGTCTTTTTCAAGAAGGGATGAAAGTCCTTGGCATTGACAACTTGAATAATTACTACGATGTCAACCTAAAAACAGCTCGGTTAGAACGGCTAGTTCCTCAGCCAGGGTTTAAGTTTGAGTTTTTAGATTTAAGCGATCGCATTGGCGTTACCCAACTTTTCCAAAACCACTCCTTCGACTACATGTATCTAGCCAGCTAA